In Nitrobacteraceae bacterium AZCC 1564, the following proteins share a genomic window:
- a CDS encoding uncharacterized protein (DUF952 family) (product_source=COG3502; cog=COG3502; pfam=PF06108; superfamily=56399) → MSTIYKVCPASAWREAERQGVYCGSADDRRDGFIHFSTATQLPGTLAKHFAGQTGLFLVAIDADELGDALKWEPSRGGELFPHLYGELDLGAVREIFELHTRSDGSHDIPELLK, encoded by the coding sequence GTGTCCACGATTTACAAAGTTTGCCCCGCCTCAGCTTGGCGTGAGGCCGAGCGTCAGGGCGTCTATTGCGGCAGCGCCGACGACCGGCGCGATGGCTTTATACATTTTTCCACGGCGACCCAATTGCCTGGCACCCTCGCCAAGCATTTTGCCGGTCAGACTGGACTTTTTTTAGTCGCGATCGATGCTGATGAGCTTGGCGATGCGTTGAAGTGGGAGCCGTCACGCGGTGGAGAGTTGTTTCCCCACCTTTACGGCGAACTGGATCTCGGCGCAGTGAGAGAGATTTTTGAGTTGCATACTCGCTCCGATGGCTCGCATGACATTCCGGAGCTGCTCAAGTGA
- a CDS encoding lysyl-tRNA synthetase class 1 (product_source=KO:K04566; cath_funfam=1.10.10.350,3.40.50.620; cog=COG1384; ko=KO:K04566; pfam=PF01921; superfamily=48163,52374; tigrfam=TIGR00467), with the protein MSNEMPTASDLRALAEQSNAWPFEQAKKIVERLKKTPKDEVLFETGYGPSGLPHIGTFGEVARTTMVRHAFRVLTEDKIKTRLLAFSDDMDGLRKVPDNVPNKEMLEQDLGKPLTSVRDPFGTHPSFGEHNNARLRAFLDTFGFDYEFASSTEYYKSGRFDATLLRMLENIDNVMAIMLPSLREERAASYSPFLPISPRTGVVLQVPIVAHDVKAGTVSYDDPDTKERVTVPVTAGHCKLQWKPDWAMRWVALGVDYEMAGKDLIDSVKLSGKICSALGGTPPEGFNYELFLDEKGQKISKSKGNGLTIDEWLRYASPESLSLFMYREPKAAKRLYFDVIPRNVDDYQQFIDGYPRQDGKQRLSNPVWHIHSGQPPQGDMPVTFQLLLTLVSSSNAENAETLWGFIGRYRPGVTPKTHPKLDAMVGYAINYYRDFVAPTKQFRQPTDSERVALQDLREALSQLSPDATAEDIQNVVYEIGRREPFLDHVKKGKDGRPGVSLDWFNMLYQVLLGQEKGPRFGSFVAVYGVPNAIAMIDGALARST; encoded by the coding sequence ATGTCGAATGAGATGCCTACCGCAAGCGACCTGCGGGCGCTTGCCGAACAATCCAATGCTTGGCCTTTCGAGCAGGCCAAGAAAATCGTCGAACGGCTGAAGAAGACGCCGAAAGACGAGGTGTTGTTCGAGACCGGTTATGGCCCCTCCGGCTTGCCGCATATCGGAACGTTCGGCGAAGTGGCGCGGACGACCATGGTCCGTCATGCCTTTCGCGTTCTCACCGAAGACAAGATCAAGACCCGGTTGCTGGCGTTCTCCGACGATATGGACGGTCTGCGCAAGGTGCCGGACAATGTGCCCAACAAGGAAATGCTGGAGCAGGATCTCGGCAAGCCGCTCACGAGCGTGCGCGATCCGTTCGGCACGCATCCAAGCTTCGGCGAGCACAACAATGCGCGGCTGCGCGCATTCCTGGATACCTTTGGCTTCGATTACGAGTTCGCGAGTTCGACCGAATACTACAAATCCGGCCGTTTCGACGCGACGCTGCTCCGCATGCTGGAGAACATCGACAATGTGATGGCTATTATGCTGCCGTCGCTGCGCGAGGAGCGGGCCGCGAGCTACTCGCCATTTCTTCCGATCTCGCCGCGCACCGGCGTGGTGCTGCAGGTGCCGATTGTGGCGCACGACGTGAAGGCCGGGACAGTATCGTACGACGATCCTGATACGAAGGAACGTGTCACTGTTCCTGTCACTGCCGGTCATTGCAAACTGCAGTGGAAGCCGGATTGGGCCATGCGCTGGGTCGCGCTCGGCGTTGATTACGAGATGGCCGGCAAGGATCTGATCGACTCGGTGAAGCTGTCCGGCAAGATCTGCAGCGCGCTTGGCGGCACGCCGCCGGAAGGCTTCAACTACGAACTCTTCCTCGACGAGAAGGGCCAGAAGATCTCAAAGTCGAAGGGCAACGGCCTGACGATCGACGAGTGGCTGCGCTACGCCTCGCCGGAGTCGCTGTCGCTGTTCATGTACAGAGAGCCGAAGGCAGCGAAGCGCCTTTATTTCGATGTCATCCCGCGCAACGTGGATGACTATCAGCAGTTCATCGACGGCTATCCGCGTCAGGACGGCAAGCAGCGCCTGAGCAATCCGGTGTGGCACATCCATTCCGGGCAGCCGCCGCAGGGCGACATGCCGGTCACCTTCCAGTTGCTGCTGACGCTGGTGTCATCATCGAATGCGGAGAATGCCGAAACCCTGTGGGGCTTTATCGGCCGCTACCGCCCCGGCGTAACGCCGAAGACGCATCCGAAACTCGATGCGATGGTCGGCTATGCCATCAACTATTATCGCGACTTTGTGGCGCCCACAAAGCAGTTCCGGCAACCGACGGACAGCGAACGCGTCGCCTTGCAGGACTTGCGAGAGGCGTTGTCGCAATTGTCGCCGGACGCGACAGCCGAGGATATTCAGAACGTGGTCTATGAAATCGGACGCCGCGAGCCGTTCCTTGATCACGTGAAGAAGGGCAAGGACGGCCGCCCCGGCGTCTCGCTTGATTGGTTCAATATGCTCTATCAGGTGCTGCTCGGACAGGAGAAGGGGCCGCGCTTTGGCTCGTTCGTGGCGGTCTATGGCGTGCCGAACGCCATCGCTATGATCGACGGCGCGCTGGCGCGATCGACCTGA
- a CDS encoding phage repressor protein C with HTH and peptisase S24 domain (product_source=COG2932; cath_funfam=2.10.109.10; cog=COG2932; pfam=PF00717; superfamily=47413,51306): MLTHNQIWTALDRLAAQAGLSPSALAKRAGLDPTTFNKSKRVTSDGRERWPSTESVSKALAATGTTIHTFVQLIDETARTVQSVPLLSFAEAGASGRFDQSGLPTGDGWDEVGLPSVSDQHAYALEISGDAMRPTYRDGDIIVVSPAAPVRRGDRVVLKARNGEIMLKELRRRTAKTIELQSVDPGHSERTLAISDVEWMARIVWASQ, translated from the coding sequence ATGCTGACCCACAACCAGATCTGGACGGCACTCGACCGCCTTGCCGCACAGGCAGGGCTATCGCCATCAGCACTCGCAAAACGCGCCGGGCTCGATCCCACGACATTCAACAAATCGAAGCGCGTCACCAGTGACGGCCGCGAGCGATGGCCATCGACGGAATCCGTATCGAAGGCGCTCGCCGCCACAGGGACGACGATCCACACCTTCGTCCAACTGATCGATGAGACGGCACGCACCGTACAATCCGTTCCGCTTCTGAGCTTTGCGGAGGCAGGCGCGAGCGGCCGCTTCGACCAAAGTGGCTTGCCTACCGGCGACGGCTGGGACGAGGTGGGGCTTCCATCGGTCAGCGATCAACACGCCTATGCTCTGGAAATTTCCGGCGATGCGATGAGGCCGACCTACCGCGACGGCGATATCATTGTGGTGTCACCCGCAGCTCCGGTTCGTCGCGGCGATCGGGTCGTGCTGAAAGCCAGGAATGGCGAAATCATGCTCAAGGAACTGCGCCGACGAACCGCAAAGACCATCGAGCTGCAATCCGTGGATCCCGGCCACAGCGAGCGCACACTGGCCATCTCCGACGTCGAATGGATGGCGCGTATCGTGTGGGCGAGCCAATAA
- a CDS encoding dihydroorotate dehydrogenase (product_source=KO:K00254; cath_funfam=3.20.20.70; cog=COG0167; ko=KO:K00254; pfam=PF01180; superfamily=51395; tigrfam=TIGR01036), whose product MIRAFDTFTLPLLRRLDAEDAHRLAIGGLRMIPPGKPRPSDPQLAVRAFGLNFPNPVGMAAGFDKNAEVPDALLRLGFGFVEVGTVTPMPQAGNPRPRLFRLERDSAVINRMGFNNDGAEAALRRLAARAGHGGIVGVNIGANKDSADRTADYVRLIELFAPVASYFTVNVSSPNTPGLRNLQQAAALDDLLARVIDARERVRKNAGDSPLLLKIAPDLTLAELDDVVHIARSRRVDGMIVGNTTISRPASLRDLIRSKEQGGLSGRPLLRLSTRMVAETYVRTEGAFPLIGVGGIDTGGAALMKIRAGATLIQVYSSLVYKGLGLVDDIKADLVSTLRRTGRDHLSEIVGADAATITAEPWPE is encoded by the coding sequence GTGATCCGCGCCTTTGATACATTCACCCTGCCGTTGCTGCGACGGCTCGATGCGGAAGATGCGCATCGGCTGGCGATTGGTGGATTGCGGATGATTCCTCCGGGCAAGCCGCGTCCCAGCGATCCGCAACTTGCCGTGCGGGCGTTCGGTTTGAACTTTCCGAATCCGGTGGGGATGGCTGCAGGCTTTGACAAGAACGCCGAAGTGCCGGATGCGCTGTTGCGGCTGGGCTTTGGGTTTGTCGAGGTCGGCACTGTGACGCCGATGCCGCAGGCGGGCAATCCGCGCCCACGGCTGTTCCGTCTCGAACGGGATTCGGCCGTCATCAATCGCATGGGATTCAACAACGATGGCGCCGAGGCTGCGCTGCGGCGTCTCGCGGCGCGTGCAGGGCACGGCGGAATCGTCGGTGTGAATATTGGTGCCAACAAGGATTCGGCGGATCGCACGGCGGACTATGTTCGGCTGATTGAACTGTTCGCACCGGTTGCCAGCTATTTCACCGTGAATGTGTCGTCGCCGAATACGCCAGGGCTTCGCAATCTGCAGCAGGCCGCGGCCCTGGATGATTTGCTGGCGCGGGTGATCGATGCACGGGAGCGCGTGCGCAAGAACGCTGGCGATTCGCCGCTGCTTCTGAAGATCGCGCCGGACCTGACATTGGCGGAGCTCGATGATGTGGTTCACATCGCGCGCTCGCGGCGCGTCGACGGCATGATTGTCGGCAATACCACGATATCGAGGCCGGCCTCATTGCGGGATCTGATTCGATCGAAAGAGCAGGGTGGACTGTCGGGGCGGCCGTTACTGCGGCTGTCGACCCGCATGGTGGCGGAAACCTATGTCCGCACTGAAGGTGCCTTCCCTCTGATCGGCGTTGGTGGCATCGACACGGGCGGAGCCGCGTTGATGAAGATCCGCGCCGGAGCCACCTTGATCCAGGTTTACTCCTCGCTCGTTTACAAGGGCCTTGGATTGGTGGACGACATCAAGGCGGACCTCGTGTCCACTCTGCGACGCACCGGGCGTGATCACCTTTCTGAAATTGTGGGCGCGGATGCCGCGACCATCACAGCCGAACCTTGGCCAGAATAG